A genome region from Syntrophorhabdaceae bacterium includes the following:
- a CDS encoding aldo/keto reductase, translating to MKRRDFLKIGIVGAASAAAGLTGLRGASGAEGAGPVYRILGRTGLKVTVVSFGAMLTPEHEVMEAAFDLGINYVDTARRYMNGRNEEIVGRALKGRRDKVFVATKTQPGSISRKDIITDVETSLSKLKTDRIDVIQLHNLTGKDKTRIMEPETRAALLELRKEGKVRFFGVTTHTDQAEVLDALLADPERLFDTALVGYNFKSAPAVKEAIARAAKAGVGITAMKTQAGGYKTEALGKMSPHQAALKWALMDQNVTHAIPGMKDMSMLQEDMSVMGMRFTARDARVLDRYAEAVKGVYCHLCAICEPTCPKKVAISIINRSLLYAESYGALDLARSTYAEIGTASSASACGACEVCVAQCAHGLDIGLKMKRAKSLFA from the coding sequence ATGAAACGACGCGACTTTTTGAAAATAGGTATTGTGGGCGCCGCTTCCGCCGCAGCCGGACTGACAGGCCTTCGCGGCGCATCGGGGGCCGAGGGGGCCGGTCCGGTGTACCGCATCCTGGGCAGGACCGGACTGAAAGTGACGGTAGTGAGCTTCGGGGCCATGCTCACCCCGGAGCACGAGGTGATGGAAGCCGCCTTCGACCTCGGCATCAATTACGTGGATACCGCCCGCCGCTATATGAACGGCAGAAACGAGGAGATCGTGGGCCGGGCACTCAAGGGCCGCAGGGACAAGGTCTTTGTCGCCACTAAAACCCAACCCGGCTCCATTTCAAGAAAAGATATCATCACCGACGTGGAGACGAGCCTTTCCAAGCTGAAGACCGACCGTATCGATGTGATCCAGCTCCATAACCTCACGGGCAAGGACAAGACGAGGATCATGGAGCCCGAAACGCGGGCCGCCCTACTCGAATTGAGGAAGGAGGGAAAGGTGAGGTTTTTCGGCGTCACGACCCACACGGACCAGGCGGAGGTCCTGGACGCGCTTCTCGCCGACCCTGAAAGGCTCTTCGACACCGCCCTTGTAGGATACAACTTTAAGAGCGCTCCTGCAGTAAAAGAGGCGATCGCCCGCGCCGCAAAGGCAGGCGTAGGCATTACGGCCATGAAGACCCAGGCGGGTGGGTATAAGACCGAGGCCCTCGGCAAGATGAGCCCTCACCAGGCCGCCCTGAAATGGGCCCTCATGGATCAGAATGTGACCCACGCAATACCGGGAATGAAGGATATGAGCATGCTTCAGGAAGACATGTCGGTCATGGGCATGAGATTCACCGCCCGTGACGCGAGGGTACTGGACCGATATGCGGAGGCCGTCAAAGGCGTCTATTGTCATCTCTGCGCAATCTGCGAGCCTACCTGTCCGAAGAAGGTGGCCATAAGCATCATTAACCGGAGCCTTCTATACGCCGAGAGTTACGGCGCTCTTGACCTTGCCCGTTCCACCTACGCTGAGATCGGGACGGCATCGTCGGCCTCCGCCTGCGGAGCCTGCGAGGTATGCGTCGCTCAATGCGCCCACGGCCTGGACATCGGCCTCAAGATGAAAAGGGCAAAGTCTCTCTTTGCATAA
- a CDS encoding DUF6599 family protein, with translation MGTRTTRRARTCTLACVIGALIFFSLLSDGATRAYGAATNVPAIEQLLPASGFAKGWVREGKVELFTKENLYEHINGEAELYMPYGFEALAYAVYGKSGTKEALAVDLYRMGSAIDAFGIYSNYRSPDAETVKAGAEGFFDGSQLMFYQDSHFARISASGEGTPDKAAFMACAAAIGKELPSPARPPKEIGLLNIPQVVLKTEKYIAESLLGYAFFKKGLTAEATLDNKTVKVFVVLGDSPEAARQTLDLYINSLRAAKVEPRNIEKKGTFTLAAKDPLYRGLVIRQSGPYLFGVTNLENPEKGIPLLDELEKKGK, from the coding sequence ATGGGTACCCGGACCACTCGTCGCGCACGGACCTGCACCCTGGCATGCGTGATCGGTGCGCTCATATTTTTTTCCCTCCTCTCCGACGGCGCCACCCGCGCTTATGGGGCCGCCACTAATGTGCCCGCCATAGAGCAGCTCCTGCCCGCTTCCGGCTTCGCAAAGGGGTGGGTAAGGGAAGGCAAGGTAGAGCTTTTTACGAAAGAGAACCTCTATGAGCACATTAACGGCGAGGCAGAGCTCTATATGCCCTACGGGTTCGAAGCCCTCGCATATGCAGTATACGGGAAGTCGGGCACAAAAGAAGCGCTCGCCGTCGACCTGTACCGGATGGGCTCCGCGATCGATGCCTTCGGCATTTATTCAAATTACCGGAGCCCTGACGCCGAGACCGTAAAGGCAGGCGCGGAAGGCTTTTTTGACGGCAGTCAACTCATGTTCTACCAGGACAGCCACTTTGCCCGCATATCGGCCTCCGGAGAAGGCACACCCGATAAAGCAGCCTTCATGGCATGCGCTGCCGCCATCGGAAAAGAGCTGCCTTCGCCTGCAAGGCCGCCCAAAGAGATCGGCCTCCTCAACATCCCCCAGGTAGTCCTCAAAACAGAGAAATACATTGCCGAAAGCCTTCTCGGCTATGCCTTCTTCAAAAAAGGCCTCACCGCGGAAGCGACCCTGGATAATAAGACCGTAAAGGTCTTCGTAGTCCTGGGCGATTCCCCCGAAGCAGCCCGCCAGACCCTGGACCTCTACATAAACAGCTTAAGGGCCGCGAAGGTAGAGCCCAGAAATATCGAAAAGAAAGGCACCTTCACCCTCGCCGCCAAAGACCCCTTATACAGGGGCCTGGTAATCCGCCAGTCCGGCCCCTACCTTTTCGGAGTAACCAACTTGGAAAACCCGGAAAAGGGGATTCCATTATTGGACGAACTGGAGAAGAAAGGGAAATAG